The Branchiostoma lanceolatum isolate klBraLanc5 chromosome 10, klBraLanc5.hap2, whole genome shotgun sequence genome has a window encoding:
- the LOC136442904 gene encoding troponin C-like isoform X2: MPGRASDSLTKDQVEELQMAFSIFDRDGSGEISTQNLGTILKQCGLNPSRDELDAIMAEADEDGSGTMDFDEFLELMAKQMHQDQYEVDEKEVRAAFRIFDKDNDGFISIEELRTMADACGEDLSDDELRELVDDGDGDRDGRLDYEEFKDYLASLQIKW, encoded by the exons GGAAGAGCGAGTGACTCCTTGACTAAGGATCAGGTTGAAG AGCTGCAGATGGCGTTCTCCATTTTCGACCGTGACGGTTCCGGCGAGATCAGCACACAGAACCTGGGGACCATCCTGAAACAGTGCGGACTGAACCCCAGCCGTGACGAGCTGGACGCCATCATGGCGGAGGCTGACGAGGACG GAAGCGGCACGATGGATTTTGACGAGTTCTTGGAGCTGATGGCGAAACAGATGCACCAGGACCAGTACGAGGTGGACGAGAAGGAGGTCCGCGCGGCCTTCAGGATCTTCGACAAGGACAACGACGGCTTCATCAGCATCGAGGAACTAAGG ACCATGGCTGATGCGTGCGGGGAGGATCTGAGTGATGACGAGTTGCGGGAGCTGGTGGATGATGGAGACGGAGACCGGGACGGCAGGCTCGACTATGAAG AGTTCAAGGATTATCTTGCGTCCCTTCAGATCAAGTGGTGA
- the LOC136442904 gene encoding troponin C-like isoform X1, producing the protein MSDDGGRASDSLTKDQVEELQMAFSIFDRDGSGEISTQNLGTILKQCGLNPSRDELDAIMAEADEDGSGTMDFDEFLELMAKQMHQDQYEVDEKEVRAAFRIFDKDNDGFISIEELRTMADACGEDLSDDELRELVDDGDGDRDGRLDYEEFKDYLASLQIKW; encoded by the exons GGAAGAGCGAGTGACTCCTTGACTAAGGATCAGGTTGAAG AGCTGCAGATGGCGTTCTCCATTTTCGACCGTGACGGTTCCGGCGAGATCAGCACACAGAACCTGGGGACCATCCTGAAACAGTGCGGACTGAACCCCAGCCGTGACGAGCTGGACGCCATCATGGCGGAGGCTGACGAGGACG GAAGCGGCACGATGGATTTTGACGAGTTCTTGGAGCTGATGGCGAAACAGATGCACCAGGACCAGTACGAGGTGGACGAGAAGGAGGTCCGCGCGGCCTTCAGGATCTTCGACAAGGACAACGACGGCTTCATCAGCATCGAGGAACTAAGG ACCATGGCTGATGCGTGCGGGGAGGATCTGAGTGATGACGAGTTGCGGGAGCTGGTGGATGATGGAGACGGAGACCGGGACGGCAGGCTCGACTATGAAG AGTTCAAGGATTATCTTGCGTCCCTTCAGATCAAGTGGTGA